In Haloarcula marismortui ATCC 43049, the sequence TCGAAGTCGTCATCCACGACGACAGGTTCTGGACTCGGGCCAATCGATGATCTGGATTGGATTCAAGGGGAAATGGAGCGAGGACCAGAACCCAACCGACCAGTATACAGTTGGTAATAAAAACGGTTGTGATATCTGCTTGCTGTCTGTCGATTCTGTGATTTCTGTGCAGCACGCACGCGCTATCAGAAGCGGCGAATTGTCCGGTCAACTGTCAGCGAGACTGTCACAATTATGCCCACTCGTTTACGGGAACACCGAAACAGTCCCAGAGTGACACCCTCTCTGTCTGTGTCACGGGTAGTGCTTCTCTTTTAGACGATTCACATCTCGCTCACATCGGTTGTGACCGGATGGTTCGGGTGCCCATCACCAAGTCGTTCAGATGCTTCCCGAAGCTGTGACCAGATAGATGCCTCGCTACCACTGCTCCAGAAAGTCGCCGTGCCCGTTCGTACCACTTGGCTTGCTTGAACAACCAACATTACCTATTCCGGAAGATAGAAATCGGATTTCGATTGTCTGTGCGGGGACGTGTTCCTGAGCTTGGCGATCTTGGACGGGTTACGATGTCGAACGATGACGACATCGTAGGCGTCGTCCGAGGCAATCGACCCGCCAACGCTGCTGATGCTTGTAACGAGATGCCCGGCGTTTTCGCTTCCGATGAATACCATTGAGGCGTCTTCTCTCTTGGCCAGCTTGCGGATGGCTTTCGCTACAGCCCCGGCCGGCGCGTATCGATCCACGACTGTATGGCGGAAATCCGAACTCGGACACAGGTCTATCACCTGTTCGTGCAGTGAGGTGACGACCGCCTCCAGATCGAAGTCCTCGTTTGGCCCGATCCAGTCGTGTTCCCGTGCGTATTTGGCATTCCCGTTCCGGATGACACTGACGGCCAGCACATCCTCTTCGAAGACGGTGCCGAACTCCGCCGCCCGGACGAGTGCTGCCTCGGCCAGTTCGGAGCCGTCGAACGGCACAACGAGTGTCATATGCTGACTAGCGAAGCAGCAGGCAAGTAACACCCCCTCAATTCTTACAGCGCGGGAAGACAGTGCCAGCGTCTAAAAATCAGTACCAAGCATCTGCCCGAGAAAACCTGCACACAGAACGGTAGTCCATCAACTCCCGAGGGACAACCGTTCGTCACCCATTCGCTTGCCCTGGGCAACGAGACGCGCTCCGTAGTCGGTTCGGGCATCATCCCAGGACGCCAGTGCGCCTCCAAGGGAACTGTGGCGGTCGAGAGCGGCTTTGAGTTCAACGGCATCACTCGCCGCCTTCGAAGTGCCAGCGGCAGTGTGCGGACGGGCGACGAACGCCGCATCTCCAACCAGACAGACTCTGTCGACTGTCATCTGGGGGCTTTGCAGGTCGTAAATTGCCTGCACGAAGGGGGCTGCTGTTGTTGCAACGAGGTCGGTAAACACGGGCGGCAGTGTCTCGGCGGCCCGCTCGCGCTGGTGACTTTCAACTGGGTCTCGGAGCTGTCCCGGCGACACGCTGAACTGCTGGCTCGTGCCTGTTGTGTCGGTGAAGATGGTCTCACGCTCTCGCCCGGAGAGTGTGTCGTACCAGACCCAGTTGAGACGGCGGTCTCCCGGGGCGGTGTTACCGTCTTCGCCGGGGATGAAGTACGCGAGGATGAGCATCTGTTCCCCCTGATAAAACGTGAACCGGCCGTCGAACGCGTCGATGACTGCGTCCGATAGCTCCGCTTCTGAGACGACACCACGCCAAGCGACGTAGTCGGCAAACTCCGGGTCGGCGTCGGGAAACAGTTGCGCACGGGCTGTAGACTGCCCGCCGTCGGCAGCGACGACCAGATCGGCGGTGGTCCGGTCCCCGTCGGAAAATGTAACCGTGCCGTCTGTGGCCCTGACACCCGTGACAGTCTGGCCGGTGTGGTACCGGTCGTCTGGGAACGCCGCTCGCAGCTGACGATAGACGGCGTCCCAGGAGGTGAACACCATTGAATCCGGCGTCGACGTTCGCACATCGCCGTCAGCGGTCAGAAAGCGCCGCTCACTGGCTCGGGTGGTTATGTTCGCCGGGTCGACGATGTCGTGGCGCGAGAGGAACTGGCGGATTGACTGCTGGGCGACGATGCCGCCGCCGCGACTTCGGAGGTCGCCGGCCGATTGCTCAGCGATAGTCACGTCGTGACCTGCACTGTCGAGCGCAATGCCGGTAAACAGGCCACCCATCGACCCGCCGGAGATAGTAACAGAGAGGGTATCAGATGGTTCGTTGGCGAGGTCCTGAGACACGGCCCCTCTCAGCGCTTGCCGTATGAAAGGCCTCTGTTCCTCCGACACGCGACAGTATCTTCCCGGACACCAGCTTTGGGAAGCGCCAGTGCAAATCAGACGCTATTCCGCTGTAATTCATCATGCCACGAAGTGCCAGTGGGGCGTCATACCGAGTCGGACTATTAATGTCAGTCTACACCAAACTCGACGTATGCGAGTCGCGGCAGTCGGAATCGGTGGTGCTGGGGGCCGGATCGTTGAGCGGCTATGGCAGGACAATGAACGCCGCGAAACAACGTATCTCGGCGCAGCCTGTGCCGTCGACACGGACACCGAAGCGCTCGACGAACTCGACGCACTCCCGGCCGACCGGCGGTATGCCTTCGGACTCTCCGAAACAAATGGGACCGGAACGAACGGGGACCGAACGAGCGGCACCGCCGCCATCGAAGACGAACGGCTCGAAGTTCGCCGGGCGATAGACGAACTGGTGACAAGCGATATCGACGCCGTCGTCCTCGTGGCGGGGCTTGCAGGCGGGACGGGGAGCGGCGCCACGGCCCACATCGCTGATGCACTCAGAGAGGTTTACTCGATTCCAGTCTACTGTCTGTCGGTGTTACCCGCCGGTAGGGACGACGACGCAGCCGCGAACACGATGCAGGCACTCCGGGCGCTGGAATCGACCGTCGACGGGCAAATACTGTTCGACAACGAAGCGTGGCTCGGGAGTGGACAGACGGTCGAGTCGGCCTCCGAGACGCTGAACGAGACCATTGTGGCGCGGCTGGGGGCGCTATTCGCAGCAGGTGAGGCGACGGCACCCGACGCTGTCGGCCAGAGTGTCGTCGACGCCAGCGAAATAATCAATACCCTCTCAGACGCGGGTTTCACAACGCTTGGCTACGCCAGTCAGGATCTGCAAACGGGTGCTGGCAGCGGTGACGGAACGGTCATAGACCAACTCAAGAACCGCTTTCTCGGTGACAACGCAGACGATGTCGACGAAATCGAGGCGTACAACGCCGTCGAGACGACACTTCGCCGAGCGGTGCGTGGCAAACTGACGGCCCAGTGCGAGCTGGATTCAGCCGATAGAGCCCTGGCTGTGTTTGCCGGGCCGCCCGCGTGGTTGATTCGGGATGCTGTTACCGACGGGCGACGATGGCTCACGGAGGAACTCCAGTCACCCGAGGTGCGGAGCGGCGATATGCCGACACCCGACCGGAACACGCTGTCGGTTCTGGTCGTAGTTAGCGGCGTCACGGAACTGCCGCGGCTGGTGGAACTCAAAACGCTGGCCGAACAATCGAGCTAAAGAACTCGGATCGGAACAGGTGGTGGACGCGCCAGTCAAGGCTATTTTTCGAAAGCGTATCTCGCCCAGCAATAGAGGCGGTTTCACAGAGGGGGCCAGAGCGGGAGCCCTGGGCTAATATATCACAAGCGAAATACACTTTTATGCCCCGCTGGAATCAGCTTTGAGCGATGTCGGTCCGGTTGCTCCACTACTCTGACATTGAGAACGCCTGTGACGACCCTGTGCGAATGGGTCGGCTTGCCGGAACCATCCAGTCGATCCGCGGGGAGGACGCAGTAGTCGCTGGCACCGGCGACAACACTGCACCGGGTGTCCTCGCCCATTACTGCGAAGGGCGTCAAGTGATACCGTTTTTCCGGGCAGTGAGTACCGACATCGGGACGGTAGGGAACCACGATTTCGACTTCGGGACTGCTCCCATTCTGGACGTGGTTTCAGAGAGTCCACAGAAGTGGATCGTCGCGAACGTTTTTGAAGGGGAGAGGGAGGGCGGGCGTGGCGTTCCCTTCGCTGGGTTAGACGGAACGACAGTCCTGCATCGGGATGACCAGCGAGTCGGATTCGTCGGCGTAATCGATCCTGCGACTCCCCGGATTGCACCCACCGGCGCGTCAGAGCTGACCGTGACCAGTCCTGTTGAGAGCGTGCAAACAGCGGTCAGCGAACTCGGTCACAGTGTCGACCAGTTCGTTGTTCTCGCACACTTACGGAGCGACTTAGAGACCGACGTTGCGGCCGTTGACGGCGTTGACGCGGTCCTTGGCGGCCACGTCCACAAGGAACGCCACGAGGTTGTCGACGGAACACTGGTCGTCCGTCCCGGAGCGAACGGACAGGTGGTCTGGGAAGTCGAACTCTTCAACGGGAATCGCTCGCCGATTGCCACCCGTCATTCGACAGCCGAGGGACCTATCGACGAGTCCGTGGCTGACACGACCCGCGAACAGCTGGACGATGTCGGTCTGCTGGAGACTGTTGCCACTGTCGACGACCCGATCCATCGGGACCTTGACCGGCGAACCTGCGGCGAGAGTCGTGTTGGCAACCTCGTGGCCGACGCCTATCGCTGGGCGGCTGATACCGACGTCAGCTTCGTCCACAATGGCGGTCTCCGAACGGGTCGCCCCCTGTCCGGCGAGGTCACCGCTGGCGAGGTGGCCAGCGTAAACCCATTCGGCGGCAGGGTAGACGTCCTCCATGTCTCGGGTGAACAACTACGAACCCTCTTGCAGGCTGCCTTCCGTCCCCACCGCGAGGACGGACGGCTCTGGCACGGCGACATCAGCGGAATGACTGTTGAGTACGACACCGAGGCTGGACGGCTACTGGGGGTTGCCGTCAACGGGCAGCCTATCGAAGCCAGTCGAGAGTACAGGCTTGCCACCAACTCCTATGTCGCCTACAGCGATGACTGGCCAATCCCACATGAGGCAACCGTTGATTCGTTCGGTCTCCCGTTCAAGGCCGTCGCAGACTACGCTCGTGAAGAAGGCCTTACTGTCCGAGTGGATGGGAGACTCCAAGAATGCTGACCGCAACGAATCCCGCTCAATATGAGCTACGTCCTCATTGCACGGTCAAGTACGTCCCGGATGAAATCACTTTTTTCAGCAGTGTATTTCTCTCTCGTTTCCGGGTACTTCTCCGCTAGTGCCCGCTTTATCGACGCATATTGTTCGGCAACCTCTGGATGGGCTCTAAGGTACTCTCTGAAGGCGATTTTTTCGTCATAAAAGTCACTATCCCGTTCCGCGAGTGAAAGGTAGTGCGTCCGGTTCGTGCGTGGTCCTTTGGCGAAGAATAGCCGGCCGCGTACGTCGTCATCGGCTCGGTATTCATACCCGCTCTCTTCAAAAGCCGGAATCAGGTCTCTCACAGCTTCCAAGTCTTCGACAACAGCGAGTATGTCAATTATCGGTTTCGCCGGCACTCCTTCGATTGCGGTACTACCGATGTGTTCGAAATCGAGCAGTCGCTCACCTGCAACGGCTTTCAGGTGTGCAACTTCATTTTCATAGTGGTGTTTCCACTCCTCTTGATGCGGGACGAGTTCGACTGTCCCGCGTTCTAATCCGAGCATTAGTGCCGTGAGCTGCGTTTCAAGCAAATGTTTGTTACACGAACTGATAGAATTTTGCTCTGCGCTGAGTGATTCAGGAGTCTTGGAGATGGTGTGTGAACAGTTCTATAACACCCTTACTACAGAGAAGTTCTGGGACGGCCAGTTCCCGAAGGGGACCGTCTAGAAGTATCCAATACGCCGAGCCCTTCGGTGACGGACTCGCCGTCAACCCCGGCAGTGTCGGCCAGCTATAGGATGGTATGGGCAACTTTGCGCCGTTTCCAGCGACACAACACAGCACTGCACAATAGCTGGGTTGGAGTCGGTCGAGTAACAGCCTGGTTGCGGGAGCGGTGGACTTACACTTTCTATCCAACAACTCTAAGTCATGGTCTCCAGACAGACGAAAACCACCCTCCCATTCATTGTCGTCGCAATGCTGCTCTGGTACGTCTCACTGGGCAGTGTCGCCACGTGGGTATCTTGGGCCGTTCTCGTTGGCTTTGGCGTCGTGTTGCCGACAGTACTCACCAGCTATCAGCGGGATGCAACAGAGCAATGAACGACCTCTACAACCGTCTCGACCAGTGGCTCCGCAACCGTTCGCGCGCTGAATACGCACTCCTCACAGGAGCCATGACGGCGTCGATACTGTTTGGGATTGGCGTAGCCATCGGGAGGCCACTCGGCTCCGACGCAATGATGCTCGGACTCACAATGACGGTGGTCTACTACTGGCTCGATCCCAATGCGAAGTGATAAACAGCGACTGTCGGCTGATCCACTCGCCCCAATACGCGTTATTTCACGACTTCTGGTCTTCCGTGACGAGTTTTGTAAGCCGGGGGTATTCCATCGCGATTTTCAGGGGTCCCGCGTGGTACT encodes:
- a CDS encoding universal stress protein, with the protein product MTLVVPFDGSELAEAALVRAAEFGTVFEEDVLAVSVIRNGNAKYAREHDWIGPNEDFDLEAVVTSLHEQVIDLCPSSDFRHTVVDRYAPAGAVAKAIRKLAKREDASMVFIGSENAGHLVTSISSVGGSIASDDAYDVVIVRHRNPSKIAKLRNTSPHRQSKSDFYLPE
- a CDS encoding FAD binding domain-containing protein — translated: MSQDLANEPSDTLSVTISGGSMGGLFTGIALDSAGHDVTIAEQSAGDLRSRGGGIVAQQSIRQFLSRHDIVDPANITTRASERRFLTADGDVRTSTPDSMVFTSWDAVYRQLRAAFPDDRYHTGQTVTGVRATDGTVTFSDGDRTTADLVVAADGGQSTARAQLFPDADPEFADYVAWRGVVSEAELSDAVIDAFDGRFTFYQGEQMLILAYFIPGEDGNTAPGDRRLNWVWYDTLSGRERETIFTDTTGTSQQFSVSPGQLRDPVESHQRERAAETLPPVFTDLVATTAAPFVQAIYDLQSPQMTVDRVCLVGDAAFVARPHTAAGTSKAASDAVELKAALDRHSSLGGALASWDDARTDYGARLVAQGKRMGDERLSLGS
- a CDS encoding tubulin/FtsZ family protein, coding for MRVAAVGIGGAGGRIVERLWQDNERRETTYLGAACAVDTDTEALDELDALPADRRYAFGLSETNGTGTNGDRTSGTAAIEDERLEVRRAIDELVTSDIDAVVLVAGLAGGTGSGATAHIADALREVYSIPVYCLSVLPAGRDDDAAANTMQALRALESTVDGQILFDNEAWLGSGQTVESASETLNETIVARLGALFAAGEATAPDAVGQSVVDASEIINTLSDAGFTTLGYASQDLQTGAGSGDGTVIDQLKNRFLGDNADDVDEIEAYNAVETTLRRAVRGKLTAQCELDSADRALAVFAGPPAWLIRDAVTDGRRWLTEELQSPEVRSGDMPTPDRNTLSVLVVVSGVTELPRLVELKTLAEQSS
- a CDS encoding bifunctional metallophosphatase/5'-nucleotidase — its product is MSVRLLHYSDIENACDDPVRMGRLAGTIQSIRGEDAVVAGTGDNTAPGVLAHYCEGRQVIPFFRAVSTDIGTVGNHDFDFGTAPILDVVSESPQKWIVANVFEGEREGGRGVPFAGLDGTTVLHRDDQRVGFVGVIDPATPRIAPTGASELTVTSPVESVQTAVSELGHSVDQFVVLAHLRSDLETDVAAVDGVDAVLGGHVHKERHEVVDGTLVVRPGANGQVVWEVELFNGNRSPIATRHSTAEGPIDESVADTTREQLDDVGLLETVATVDDPIHRDLDRRTCGESRVGNLVADAYRWAADTDVSFVHNGGLRTGRPLSGEVTAGEVASVNPFGGRVDVLHVSGEQLRTLLQAAFRPHREDGRLWHGDISGMTVEYDTEAGRLLGVAVNGQPIEASREYRLATNSYVAYSDDWPIPHEATVDSFGLPFKAVADYAREEGLTVRVDGRLQEC
- a CDS encoding GrpB family protein; this encodes MLGLERGTVELVPHQEEWKHHYENEVAHLKAVAGERLLDFEHIGSTAIEGVPAKPIIDILAVVEDLEAVRDLIPAFEESGYEYRADDDVRGRLFFAKGPRTNRTHYLSLAERDSDFYDEKIAFREYLRAHPEVAEQYASIKRALAEKYPETREKYTAEKSDFIRDVLDRAMRT